AAGGATAAATTATGTGGTGATAGTCGTTTCTCTTACAATAGACTGAAACCAGTTTAAGTAAGTTCAACGACTggtaaagagaaaaaatggtTATTTATATGAGGTCAAAAAGCTATTATAATGAAAGTGTATCAGTCATGTTGATTGTTAATGACTAATTTCTAATCTACTCAATAACATCAAGAACAAGAACTAGCTAATATTTACGAATAGGAAAACTCTGTGATGTTAAAGAggagaaattattaaaatgataaTTGCTCACAATAATGCGAGAATataatcaataaatatttttgttgaACAAATACATGACCtgttaaaataattcattgttttgtaataattatgttaaatTTACTTTCGAGGTACGAGAGCAAAACTTTCCAACTCTAAAGACCTCATTTTCTCGTACTATTATAATATGTTGGCCTAAATTTATGATCCAATTTCGTCACTTTAGGTCAAACTGACCAGTATTATAGAACGCTAGTGACGAGTTATTTGAAGAATCTGGAGGAGCTCtcctaatataattaaataataatgaagtaatttaatttccaCTTTAggaaaatgggaaaaaaaatttcctcaaTCTTCTATTGGAGATCCGCCCGCCACGATGACGTGGCTTCCTCTCTATCTCTTCCAAACTAtcctttgcactttttctcCCAGTGCCGCCTCTCACCTTCCACGTCCCCACTTTTCCTAACCTGCACCCAATGCGCACTGTGCACCCCTCCCGACCCATCTTCACCGTCCACTCCCTCCCGGCTGCGCGCCATCCGACGGACCcgaattttctttcctttccggCACACGTTAGCGCTCCTCGGCGGCcaattttctatttctattTACAGAAAAAGCTGCGATAGATATCTTCCGAACGCTTCTTCTTTCCCTCAAGCCCACCTCGCGTCGCCGAGTAGGAAACGCCCCGTCCTCGCCGTGGTGACCTGTGCTGGAAGCTCCGGCGACCCTCGTCCGGCCGTTGATCCCGTTGGGGGGCGCGATTGGTCGACGGTTAGCAGGTGGTTGACTGTTTTTGACTGAGCTGGTTCCGTACTGTCAGCTGCCTTACAGTGGCAAGCGAGGCTTTTGCAGCTTCATTTTTGGGGGAAATGTTGAGATGCTTATACGGATGGCCCTGTTGAGCTCGTACATGCGTGCGGCTGGAGTTGTACGGGCAGATCGATGGTTTTTCCAATTCGGAACTCGGAATTTGAAACCCTAGAGATGAATTGTATACTGATTGGGGCTGCAAGGAGGAGGTTTCCCATGGAGGTTCTCTAGTGCTGCGATGGTGATGTAAAATTTTGCGTTTTTGAGAGATAGGAGGCTGTTTTCGGTTTGATTCTTCCCTGAGTAGCTCAGCAGTCTCCTTTTTTGTCACGCTATGGAGTGTTTGGAGCTGAATTTGAACAAAGAAGTCGGAGATGCTGgcgaaggaggaggaggcggtgttggaggtggtggtggtggtggtggtggtggtggtgggagCAATCCCAACCCTAAGGGAGGAAGTGATGGTTTTATTGATCGGAGCAAAGTGAGGATTTTGTTGTGCGATAACAACCCGAAGAGCTCGGAAGAGGTCCTTCCGCTTCTTTTGAAATGCTCTTATCAGGGTATAATAAGAATTTGTTACCTTGATCTCATTGTCTTATGATGCGATTTCCCGTTATTTGCTGTTCGATGTGTGAAtagttttacttttcttgATTCCTGCGATGGGTTGTTATTGTCTGTCTACACAATCTTATATATAAGTCTTCTTTGGTAAATAAAGCTCTGCGACTTATGTTGCTTGTTCAAGATTTTCCTTTGGAATTACTTAAATAAATGAAGCGTCCATTTTATGTTCAAGTCGTGTTAAAATTAATGATCCTGGTATATGTTAGAGGTTGATAACTCGACATTGGAACAAAACGATGAATGATTTGCTTAATCAGTGCTCTTGTGTTCAAAGTTATAAATGTGTTCCCCATTCGGATGATCAGTATCACTTTGTCTGCTGAGACAAGTCAACTCATTATGGTGGCATAATGatgttattttctttattagaCCACTGCACTTTACCTTGAACGGTTGTTTTTCGAGGTCTAAAGTACTGTTGCTATTTTACCGCTCGAGTGTGCTCCATACTCATTCATGGTGTCATCTCAATCAAAGATGGCATACAGTTTATCATGACACTGGGTTCATTTTACTCCTCTGCAGTGACTTCTGTAAGATCAGCAAGGCAGGTAATAGATGCCCTGAATGCTGAGGGACCAGACATTGATATTATCCTAGCTGAAGTCGACATTCCTATGTCCAAAGGCATGAAGATGTTGAAGTACATCACACGTGATAAAGAGTTACGACGCATTCCTGTGATTAGTAAGCTCCCCTTCTCTCTAGTGCCACCTTTCCTGATACACTCACATGAGAAGTAATGCTTGTAAACAAATGATGTCTAGAAACCAGTAGGGGATACCACCGTGtattcaattctttttttttctttaaaaatagtTTTGCTTGAACTTTGAAATCTGGGATCATGTGAcgtatttaaattttcatgtgATTAGAAGAGACTAAGTCTTTCCTGTCAAAATGGGAGGGAATGTCTGCAATAGACATTTGAGGATATTGTGTTTCTCTGTTGATATTTTCTGTCTCATGTGCTAAGCAACATTATCCcatttgaaattaatgaatttcttttgcttttgatAAGTGATGTCGGCCCAGGATGAGGTCTCAATTGTTGTCAAGTGCTTGAGGCTAGGAGCAGCAGACTATCTTGTGAAGCCATTGCGCACTAATGAACTACTGAACTTATGGACCCACATGTGGAGGAGGCGGCGCATGGTCTGTGTTTCAGATCCTTCTCGGTTTTCTCATTTATATTTGGCAGATTTACTATAGAACTGTTCATACAGAGCACTTGCATTGATTTGCATGTTTACTATTGGCAGCTTGGATTGGCGGAGAAAAACATTTCGAACTATGAAATTGATCTGGTGGCGTCAGACCCTAGTGATGCAAATACAACTAGCACGACACTTTTCTCAGATGACACTGATGATAGGTCCAGGAGGACCACCAACCCTGATGTGTTACCCACACATCAAGAAGAAGAGGTATGCAGCGTAATAGAAATCTATTCAAACAGAAGATAAGAGTATTTCCTCTTCTAGACAAAGCATTGTCTCATTGATGCTTTTCACTCGCTCTCAATTTTCAGCCTGTTGTTACTGCTCCTCAGACAGCTACTGTGACTGCTTCTGAGCCACCAACTCATAATGTTCGAGATTGCCTTCCTGATGTACCTGGCATCAGTGATCGCCGGACAGGTGAGCACTCTTTGCTTATGGGAAACGGTGAAGATAGAGATGTCTTAGCTCTGCTAAATTACGAAGGTGGGGGCTTCAGCGTGCTCTGCCTCTCTTCTTTTGTTGTCATTTTTCCTTCCCAACCCCACTTCCTCCCTTAATAAAAGTATGCCACTGCCTCGCATTTCAAGGAATATAGTATGTGTACAGTAGAAGTGACAATGCTGCACGTGCATCACTTTGCAGATTCTCAAACATTTCATTGTTGACCAGACAGTACTAGAAATGTTAAGATCCTTTATAAGTAAATGAGAGCTCCTTGTGGTTTTAAATCATTGATGAGTGCTCATGCTTTCACCAACGAATAATTAGAAAGGTCCTGTCGTTATGCCAAGTTTGATTTCATGTAAATTTTCCTTTGACAGGACAATTATCTTCTGGTCCTAAGAAGAGCGAGCTGAAGGTTGGGGAGTCATCAGCATTCTTCACATACGTAAAATCAAGCATTGTCAGGAACAATTCACTCCCTGCTCCCCATGCCAATGGCAACGCTGCCCAGACTTTGAGGCCCGAAGAGAGAGTCCCTGCAGAGGCTGAGCAGGTTGCTTATGATCCACGAGTACATGAAAATGGAGAAGCATGGGAGAAATCCTCCCAAGGGGATGACTTCccaagcagcagcagcattCCTGATTCTCTCTCTTTGGAAAGATCTTGCACCCCACCCGTATCAACTGATTACTTGCAGCAGCAGAGGAACTATGTTGGGGAAAAGTTACCTTCTCATATGGTCGTTCCCCCAAGGAATGACCCACATCACGAAGTGTCAGGATTGGGCCTACAGGGCACTTATCCTTATTATGTGCCGGGGGTTGTTAACCAAGTTATGATACCCTCGTCTTCTGCACAAATGTATCAAAAGAACCTCCACGACTTACAAAATCATCACGCTGCCCCTTATCCTCTCCCGCATTGCTCTCCTCACATGACAGGATTGCCTTCTTTCCCTTATTACCCAGTAAGCATTTGCTTACAACCTGGGCAGGTCTCTTCGCCCCCCTCGTGGCCTTCATTTGGGAACGCTCCAGTTTCAGAGACAAAAATGAGCAATGTTGACAGAAGAGAAGCTGCCCTGATCAAGTTTCGGCAGAAAAGGAAGGAGCGATGTTTCGACAAGAAGATCCGGTATGTAAACAGAAAACGGCTTGCTGAGAGGCGGCCTCGTGTGAGGGGACAGTTTGTGAGGAAGGTCAACGGTGTGAATGTGGACCTTAATGGTCAACCTGCTATGGccgatgatgatgaggatgaacTTGAGGATGAGGAGGACGTTGATCCACCAGATTCCTCCCTGAGAACGGAGTTTCAGAATATTGACatgatttacttctctcctcTCCAAGAATTATTATTTCAGAGTCTGAATCCCAAGATGCTGATTAATCAAGGTGGGGCATTTTTTCCGTCAACTTCATCCGGTGGGTCTGGTTCAGTTCAATTCAGTTCGTCAGCCTTGATCTATGGGCCATTGCGCATTACAACTTGACTTACAAACTGTGCCCCTGTGTGGAGTCAGAACTATCTCCCAAGTTTATCGACTCTTGCAGAAACTGGATGCAGTGCTTTGGTTGGAGCTTTGCATCATTTCAAGTGACTGTTGAATACTTCGTCTAAGGACAAGAAATTGGTATGGCTTGCTTGAAATTCTACTGCTACATGGACAAT
Above is a window of Punica granatum isolate Tunisia-2019 chromosome 7, ASM765513v2, whole genome shotgun sequence DNA encoding:
- the LOC116214064 gene encoding two-component response regulator-like APRR1 isoform X2, which produces MECLELNLNKEVGDAGEGGGGGVGGGGGGGGGGGGSNPNPKGGSDGFIDRSKVRILLCDNNPKSSEEVLPLLLKCSYQVTSVRSARQVIDALNAEGPDIDIILAEVDIPMSKGMKMLKYITRDKELRRIPVIMMSAQDEVSIVVKCLRLGAADYLVKPLRTNELLNLWTHMWRRRRMLGLAEKNISNYEIDLVASDPSDANTTSTTLFSDDTDDRSRRTTNPDVLPTHQEEEPVVTAPQTATVTASEPPTHNVRDCLPDVPGISDRRTGQLSSGPKKSELKVGESSAFFTYVKSSIVRNNSLPAPHANGNAAQTLRPEERVPAEAEQVAYDPRVHENGEAWEKSSQGDDFPSSSSIPDSLSLERSCTPPVSTDYLQQQRNYVGEKLPSHMVVPPRNDPHHEVSGLGLQGTYPYYVPGVVNQVMIPSSSAQMYQKNLHDLQNHHAAPYPLPHCSPHMTGLPSFPYYPVSICLQPGQVSSPPSWPSFGNAPVSETKMSNVDRREAALIKFRQKRKERCFDKKIRYVNRKRLAERRPRVRGQFVRKVNGVNVDLNGQPAMADDDEDELEDEEDVDPPDSSLRTEFQNIDMIYFSPLQELLFQSLNPKMLINQGGAFFPSTSSGGSGSVQFSSSALIYGPLRITT
- the LOC116214064 gene encoding two-component response regulator-like APRR1 isoform X1; this translates as MECLELNLNKEVGDAGEGGGGGVGGGGGGGGGGGGSNPNPKGGSDGFIDRSKVRILLCDNNPKSSEEVLPLLLKCSYQVTSVRSARQVIDALNAEGPDIDIILAEVDIPMSKGMKMLKYITRDKELRRIPVIMMSAQDEVSIVVKCLRLGAADYLVKPLRTNELLNLWTHMWRRRRMLGLAEKNISNYEIDLVASDPSDANTTSTTLFSDDTDDRSRRTTNPDVLPTHQEEEPVVTAPQTATVTASEPPTHNVRDCLPDVPGISDRRTGEHSLLMGNGEDRDVLALLNYEGQLSSGPKKSELKVGESSAFFTYVKSSIVRNNSLPAPHANGNAAQTLRPEERVPAEAEQVAYDPRVHENGEAWEKSSQGDDFPSSSSIPDSLSLERSCTPPVSTDYLQQQRNYVGEKLPSHMVVPPRNDPHHEVSGLGLQGTYPYYVPGVVNQVMIPSSSAQMYQKNLHDLQNHHAAPYPLPHCSPHMTGLPSFPYYPVSICLQPGQVSSPPSWPSFGNAPVSETKMSNVDRREAALIKFRQKRKERCFDKKIRYVNRKRLAERRPRVRGQFVRKVNGVNVDLNGQPAMADDDEDELEDEEDVDPPDSSLRTEFQNIDMIYFSPLQELLFQSLNPKMLINQGGAFFPSTSSGGSGSVQFSSSALIYGPLRITT